TGTCAGAAAATAACATGGTTTCACATCCAACAATTTTTGTGATAGCCTTTTCTAAGATGGATTTCCATATGGATATTAGAAGAGGGTGTATGTAATGATTGTGAGTGCTGTTATCCCGATAGTTCTTGTTGTCTTTGGGGCTATTTTTTTACTATCGTCCATGGTTCTCAGTATAAAGGTCTATACCAGAGTTCCCAAAGAATTTTACTGGAAATGGATGACCTTGACCGGGTTAATATTTTTTTTCCTGATTGGGTATCTAGGTTTTATCGTCATTTTGTTAACGGATATTAATTTTCCTCTCGAGCTTCTTGTGGGCGGGGTGTTTTTGGGAGGCGCCTTTTTTGTTTTACTGGTGATGGGACTGTCCAAAGATACAATAGCTACGATTCAGAAAACCAATGCCAATCTGGAAAAATTTGTTGCCGAACGGACTGGTGATTTGGAAATAGCTAATAAGAAGTTAAAAGAAGAGGTAGCGGTCAGTAAAGAAGCTCATGAGGCTTTAAGTCTTTCCAACACTCGAATTATAGAAGCCAATAGTCAGATCAATACCCTGATGCGCCAGTCATACATGGGTGAAACACATAGATGGTTTATAAACGACCATTTAGGTAAATGCTGGGAGATCAAGCAGTGTCTAAAAAAGGACTGCCCCTGCTATAAGTCCAAAAACTTACGGTGTTGGCAGGTTCCTTTCACGCTCTGTGGTGATTCGTGCGGGGGAGAAATTCCTGCCAAAATTGAACACTGCGAGCAATGCGAGGTCTTCAAGACAGCGACGAACGACCCGATTTCCTCCATTGGCGAGCATTTTAATACCTTGATGAGTATTCTTGATTTTCGGGTTCAGGAACTACAAAACGAACAGGAAAAAGCTGAAAAAGCCTCACAGACAAAGAGCGGATTCCTTGCCAATATGAGTCATGAGATCCGAACCCCAATGAATGGTATTATTGGCATGGCAGAGATTGGTATGGCAGAGGCCGGTGACGAAACGACCAGAGGTATAATTAAAACCATTTCTTACGAGGCAAATTCACTCAATACCCTGCTCAATGATATTCTGGACCTGTCAAAGGTTGAGGCCGGTAAACTTACATTAGAGAATATCTCTTTCGACCTCAGACTTCTGCTGGACAACTTCTTCAAAAGTTTTGCTCTCCAGGCGCAAGAAAAGGGTATTAACCTCTACTGTTTTTTATCACCTGATCTCCGGACAGAGTTGATTGGCGACCCGACAAGACTCCGGCAGATATTGACTAATCTTGTCGGCAATTCTCTGAAATTTACCCCAGAGGGCGGGGAGATTTTTATAAAAGTGGTAGTTCTGGAGCAGACTGACAATGACGTTACTCTCTATTTTGAAGTGACGGACACCGGTATAGGAGTTTCCCCGGAAAAACAGGCCAATATCTTTGAGAGCTTCACCCAGGAAGATTCTTCAACCACCAGGAAATATGGTGGAACGGGTCTAGGCACTACCATCAGCAAGCAACTTGTTGAACTGATGGGTGGTGAGATCGGACTGACCAGTGAGAAGGGTAAGGGGGCGGCCTTCTGGTTCAGGGTTGCTCTGCAGAGAGGAAAGAAGGGTTTGGCCATCAAGGAATCAGACCACGAGATCCTCTCGGGTAAAACTGTCTTACTTGTCAATGATAATAGTACGTTGCGCTACGTTGTCAGCCACTATCTTTCCTCATTTGGGGGAACCGTAACTGAAATAGCTGAGGGTAATCAGGCGCTGGAAATGTTCAGCCGAACCCACGATAAAAAGCACTCTTATGATCTGCTGGTT
This DNA window, taken from Desulfobulbaceae bacterium, encodes the following:
- a CDS encoding response regulator, producing the protein MIVSAVIPIVLVVFGAIFLLSSMVLSIKVYTRVPKEFYWKWMTLTGLIFFFLIGYLGFIVILLTDINFPLELLVGGVFLGGAFFVLLVMGLSKDTIATIQKTNANLEKFVAERTGDLEIANKKLKEEVAVSKEAHEALSLSNTRIIEANSQINTLMRQSYMGETHRWFINDHLGKCWEIKQCLKKDCPCYKSKNLRCWQVPFTLCGDSCGGEIPAKIEHCEQCEVFKTATNDPISSIGEHFNTLMSILDFRVQELQNEQEKAEKASQTKSGFLANMSHEIRTPMNGIIGMAEIGMAEAGDETTRGIIKTISYEANSLNTLLNDILDLSKVEAGKLTLENISFDLRLLLDNFFKSFALQAQEKGINLYCFLSPDLRTELIGDPTRLRQILTNLVGNSLKFTPEGGEIFIKVVVLEQTDNDVTLYFEVTDTGIGVSPEKQANIFESFTQEDSSTTRKYGGTGLGTTISKQLVELMGGEIGLTSEKGKGAAFWFRVALQRGKKGLAIKESDHEILSGKTVLLVNDNSTLRYVVSHYLSSFGGTVTEIAEGNQALEMFSRTHDKKHSYDLLVVERKMDAIDGFELIEKILKEGNNFNMRVIVTTISGSRGDSQKCQATGVDAYLSWPFTYKDLYKTVAEVIKLESSDSSRVLGELITKYSVSEMLSRAFTILVVEDYPTNQKVVITHLKSLGCTVTLAENGEQAVKAYLENNFDLVFMDVQMPVMDGLTATRTIRDHEKSSRRVHVPIIAMTANAMKGDREKCIEAGMDDYIAKPLKKIAIADMIDRWLSAEQDVTDSKPTATETANEPSTEPPLDLERAIQEFEGQREVVIEIIDEFLLDVRKQLETMTQAVAEGDLEIITREAHSIKGGARNITAEPMATAAAVLEDAGKSGEVENVGRALEKLEEEIDRFALYYRDAVQTLRAS